The stretch of DNA ATTCTGCTGCGCTGAATGATGAGATTGTCGAAGGGTGACATCAAATGAAGCCTTGGCGACATCTTCCTTAGCCGGGCAAGTTTCTCGACGGAATCTGAAAGCGCGAAATACTCGGTGTCTCCGTTTTCGCTGATTCTCAGAGTTGCAACTTCTCCTGAATCCTGCAGCTCCCGCAGCGCATCTGCAACCACATTCTTCCGGGCGGTGCGGATATGATCCTTGATTTCGCTTACAGTCGCTACACCATACGCGTTGAGCGCACGCCTCACGAGGAAGCGTCCCAGCTCATCGTCGTCGGGGACGCGCATGTCGGTGTCGCCCGGGATAACTCGTTCTGCAAGATCGAAGACTCTCTCAGAAGGTCGGCGCTCGCTGACGAAAATATCCCCCTTCAGTTGGAGAAGTTCGATCGCGGCTTTGTTCGGATTTCGTTCTCCGGGAGCGAGAGTCTCTGGAGGTGTGAAGTCCGACAAGCCGAGAGCTCCCTCCTGGCGAAATCGCTTTAGAACCGGCTTCATCAAATGACCGTACCTGGCAAGCCTCTCCTTCTCCCATTTGCTGTAAGGATCGTCGAATCTGTGCATTCGAGGCAGATAGAAGCGAAAGTCCTTCATCGGCAAATAGGAGAGAGCGTGTCCGAAATATTCGAATACTCTGCGATCGATTGCATGAAGTTCGTGCAGTGTCACAGGATCATAATCGGGAAGTCGAGTCCAGAGTGTGTGGTGGTGCGCTCTCTGAATCACCGACATCGAGTCTATCTGGACATAGCCGAGCATTTCTATCGCCTGGACTGCACCTTCCTTTCCCTTCGCTAACTTGACTCTGCCATCCAGAAGCTGTGCGTTTATCGCTATCCTTCGCGCTGT from Candidatus Zixiibacteriota bacterium encodes:
- a CDS encoding winged helix DNA-binding domain-containing protein — translated: MKISSQTARRIAINAQLLDGRVKLAKGKEGAVQAIEMLGYVQIDSMSVIQRAHHHTLWTRLPDYDPVTLHELHAIDRRVFEYFGHALSYLPMKDFRFYLPRMHRFDDPYSKWEKERLARYGHLMKPVLKRFRQEGALGLSDFTPPETLAPGERNPNKAAIELLQLKGDIFVSERRPSERVFDLAERVIPGDTDMRVPDDDELGRFLVRRALNAYGVATVSEIKDHIRTARKNVVADALRELQDSGEVATLRISENGDTEYFALSDSVEKLARLRKMSPRLHLMSPFDNLIIQRSRISQIFDFDYSLECYVTPAKRKFGYLVHPILWDEMLIGRLDPKADRKRKALIIRNLMVERMPKDSEQFLSAFAAKLSEFARFNDCESLEFDGISPERIRRPLERLMKNLGLIE